In Balaenoptera acutorostrata chromosome 19, mBalAcu1.1, whole genome shotgun sequence, the following proteins share a genomic window:
- the LOC114235413 gene encoding zinc finger protein 211-like: MVRGFCVRCWERGTRLRGARGGSVRTGAVLRVGDRPVQCACRVGPGRSTVATPFRPEVPMAAPALRDPAQGSVTFEDVAVFFSWEEWCLLDEVQIHLYLDVMLENFAVICMLGSWHRVEDEETPSEQSVSAERVSQISTPSAGSSPEKAQPCKMCIPVLRDILHLAEEQGTNRGQKAYTCGACGKQFYFTANLQEHQKQHIREKPFSCDMGRPAFLKSCTIHVTGNLSTYMEIGNNYVAKMGLQKQVTNTRKKLNNSKECEAVFDSGKSHHSWGEGNKFSSHTEILIQDERVLTTEGFCECSNCGKAYTQRSNHSQHQKVHTGERPYECSQCGKFFTHKSSFLTHQRVHSGERPYECSECGKSFTTRSGLYYHRRVHTGERPYECSECGKSFSNRSILCNHQRVHSGEKPFECSECGKFFSRNGHLSAHKKVHTGEKPYECNKCGKSFTAKTSLHYHQRVHSGEKPYECSQCGKSFTTSSGFYYHQRVHSGERPYECSECGKSFTTSSGLYYHQRVHSGERPYECSECGKSFTTSSGLYYHQRVHSGERPYECSECGKCFTGSSSLHRHQRVHSGERPYECSACGKCFSIISDLYVHQRIHTGERPYKCNECGKCFTDRSSLRRHQRVHTGERPYECTECGKSFSRRQLLHIHRKIHTGQKPCECKECDKSY, encoded by the exons ATGGTCAGAGGCTTCTGTGTGCGGTGTTGGGAGCGAGGTACCAGGCTAAGAGGCGCAAGAGGAGGGTCTGTGCGCACCGGGGCGGTTTTGAGGGTCGGGGACAGACCCGTGCAGTGTGCGTGCAGAGTGGGACCCGGTCGGTCGACTGTCGCCACTCCTTTCCGTCCAGAAGTTCCGATGGCGGCGCCTGCGCTGAGGGACCCGGCTCAG GGCAGTGTGACCTTTGAGGATGTTGCCGTGTTCTTCTCCTGGGAGGAATGGTGTCTTCTTGATGAGGTTCAGATACACCTATACCTTGATGTCATGCTGGAGAACTTTGCAGTTATATGCATGCTGG GTTCTTGGCACCGGGTTGAGGATGAAGAGACACCTTCTGAACAGAGCGTATCTGCAGAAAGAGTGTCACAGATCAGTACTCCCAGCGCAGGTTCATCTCCTGAGAAGGCCCAGCCCTGTAAGATGTGCATCCCAGTCTTGAGAGACATTTTGCACTTGGCTGAAGAGCAAGGAACAAATAGGGGGCAGAAAGCATACACATGTGGGGCATGTGGGAAACAGTTCTATTTCACTGCAAACCTTCAAGAGCACCAGAAGCAGCACATTAGAGAGAAACCCTTCAGCTGTGATATGGGGAGACCCGCATTTTTGAAAAGCTGCACAATCCATGTAACAGGGAATCTCTCTACCTACATGGAGATTGGGAACAACTACGTGGCCAAAATGGGACTTCAGAAACAGGTCACTAATACCAGGAAGAAACTGAACAACAGTAAGGAGTGTGAAGCTGTTTTTGACAGTGGGAAAAGTCATCACAGCTGGGGAGAAGGCAACAAATTCTCCAGCCACACAGAAATACTTATTCAGGATGAGAGAGTCCTCACTACTGAAGGGTTTTGTGAATGCAGCAACTGTGGGAAAGCCTACACCCAAAGAAGTAACCATAGTCAGCACCAGAaagttcacactggagaaaggccttatgaatGCAGCCAATGTGGAAAATTTTTTACCCACAAATCTAGTTTCCTTACACATCAGAGAGTTCACAGTGgggaaaggccttatgagtgcagtgaatgtggaaaaTCTTTTACTACTAGGTCTGGCCTCTATTATCATAGgagagttcacactggagaaaggccttatgagtgcagtgaatgtgggaaatcttttagTAATAGGTCGATCCTTTGTAATCATCAGAGagttcacagtggagaaaagcctttcgagtgcagtgaatgtgggaaattctTTAGCCGAAACGGACACCTCAGTGCCCATAAGAAAGTTCATACTGGAGAAAAGCCTTATGAATGCAATAAATGTGGAAAATCTTTTACTGCTAAGACGAGCCTTCATTACCATCAGAGagttcacagtggagaaaagccTTATGAGTGTAGTcaatgtgggaaatcttttacTACTAGCTCTGGTTTCTATTATCATCAGAGAGTTCACagtggagaaaggccttatgagtgcagtgaatgtgggaaatcttttacTACTAGTTCTGGTCTCTATTATCATCAGAGAGTTCACagtggagaaaggccttatgagtgcagtgaatgtgggaaatcttttacTACTAGTTCTGGTCTCTATTATCATCAGAGAGTTCACagtggagaaaggccttatgagtgcagtgaatgtgggaagtgTTTTACTGGTAGCTCGAGCCTTCATCGTCATCAGAGAGTTCACAGTGGAGAAAGACCTTATGAGTGCAGTGCATGTGGGAAATGTTTTAGTATTATATCTGATCTTTATgttcatcagagaattcacacaggagaaaggccttataAGTGCAATGAATGTGGGAAATGTTTTACTGATAGGTCAAGCCTTCGTCGTCATCagagagttcacactggagaaaggccttatgagtgcactgaatgtgggaaatcctttAGCCGAAGACAGCTCCTCCATATCCATAGGAAAATCCACACTGGACAAAAGCCTTGTGAGTGCAAGGAATGTGATAAATCTTATTGA